CTCCGATGGCCGAGCCGCGCCAGACGGGATGCGCGACGTCGCCGATCGCGGCGAGCAGCGTGGGATAGACCATGGCGGTGCCGGCGCCGAGCAGCGCGGCGGCGCCGACCCACGGCCAGAAGCCGCGTACCACGGCGATGGACAAGAGCGCGGCGCCCTGCAACAGCATGCCGCCGGCAATGAGGTGTTTGCGTCCCACGCGGTCGGACAGCGCGCCCGTCCACAGCTGGAACACTCCCCACACGGCCGGATACGTGAAGCTCAGGATCCCGATCTGTCTAACGTCCATGCCCGCGGCCGCGAAGTAGAGCGGGAACAGGCCCCAGGCGAGGCCATCGTTCAGATTGTTGACCATGCCCGCGTGGCTGGCACTGGAGAGCGCGGGATCCTTCCAGCTCGCACGCGCGAACAGCTCGCGCGTCGACATGTCCGCCCCGTGATCGGCTGCGGTCGGATGCGGCACATGATTCTGCGATTCGTGGGCGACGTGATCATGCGTGTCGCGCACGAACACGAACGATATCGCGAGTCCTGCTGCGGCGAACGCGATGCCCAGGTAGAACGGCTCGGGCCGTAGTCCGTACGACTGCGCGATGTAGCCGGTCGCCAGTGCGGCAAGTGCGACGGCGAGGTATCCGGCGAACTCGTTCAGTCCCATCGCCAGGCCGCGCTGCCGCGGCCCGACGAGATCGACCTTCATGATCACCGTCGTCGACCAGGCGAGCCCCTGGTTGATGCCGAGCAGTACGTTGGCGACGATGATCCACGACCACGTCGGCGCCCACATCACCATCAGCGGCACGGGCAGCGCGAACAGCCATCCGGCCAGCAGCACGTGCCGGCGACCGAAGCGATCGCTCAGACGCCCCGCGAAGTAGTTCGTGAGCGCCTTCACGACGCCGAACGTCGCGATGAACGACAGTGCGGCCGTGCTGCTCGCGATCCCGAACTCCGCTTCGGCCAGCAGCGGCAGAACCGTGCGCTCGAGACCGACCATCGCGCCGACGAATGCATTCACCAGGACCAGCAGCCAGAACTGCCGCCAGTTCGCGCGCAGCCCCAGCTCCAGCGCTGGCGCGACGCCGTCCGGCGCGCCGGATGAGCGCGCTGTCACGCTCAGATTCCCGCGAGCTCCGGCACGCCCAGGTTCTCCGCACGTATTTCGGCTGCACGCGGCGGTCGCGGCGGAATCTCGCGCAGCATCAGCTCCACGAACTCCTCTTCGTCGAGGATCGAGAACGCACGGTTGAAGCGACGCTCGAAGCCGATCGTCGACGTCGCTTTGCCGCTCAGTCCGCGGCCGCAAACGGAACCGGAGAACGCGCCTGGCAGCACTTCGAGATAGTCGGGCAGCTCGCGCAGTCGCGCGGCGCTCCGGAACAGCGCGCGGGCCCCCTCTTCAGCGCTCGACGCGAGCTCCGTCCTGCCCATGTCGCCCACCATCAGCGTGTGACCCGTGACGACGAACCACGGCTCCGGGCCGCGCTTCGCATCGCTCACCACGAGCGAGATGTGCTCGGGCGTATGTCCAGGCGTGTGGAGTACGCGGGCGGTCACATTGCCGAGCTCCAGCACGTCGCCATCGGCAACGCCGCGGAACTCCCCATGCGCGCCGGCATCCGCGAACAGCACGTACTCCGCTCCGGCCGCCTCCGCCAGGCGACGACCGCCCGAGATGTGATCCGCATGCACGTGCGTGTCGATCACATACCGCAGCGCCAGACCCAGCTCCTGGGCATCACGCAGGTAGCGGTCGATGTCCTCCGTCGGATCCACCACCGCGCCCAGGCCCTTGCCACCGCAGCCGAGCAGATAGGAGGCGGAAACTACGGGGTCGATATCGAGATACTGTCGCAGAATCATGGTTCGGATCCTTTCAGGTAGTGCGTTGATGGCCTCCTCGCAGGGCCGCGGCGCCCGGCCGCGTGACTCAGGCCCGCGATCCGCGACGTAGAACGGTTCACTCGTCGCCGGTTGCTACGGGATGCCCGGCCAGCCGCCAGTCCGGGAGCCCGTCCGCCATCCGTTCGGCCGCATAGCCGTGCTCGCGCAGCCTCTCGACCGCATCGCCGGCGAACACACAGAACGGCCCGCGGCAGTATGCGATCACCGGTCGATCCGCCGGGATCTCCGAGAGTCGCCGCTCGAGCTGCTCCACCGGCATCGAGAGCGCACCGGGGATATGGCCAGCGCGGTATTCGTCCGGCGGTCTCACGTCCAGGACCGTCACGTCTCCCGCCTCCACCCGGCGCAGCAGCTCCGTCGCGTCGATCGGCTCCAGCTGCGTCGGGGCGTCGAAATAGAGCCGCGAGATCTGTTCGACCTCTGCCAGCCGCAGCCGCGCCAGCGACTCCAGCTCGCGCACGACCCGTAGCACCGCCTCGTCCGCCAGCCGATAGACGACGTGCGGCGACTCCTTGCGGCTGTCCACCAGCCGCGCCTCCCGCAGCACGCGCAGATGCGCGCTGGCGTTCTTAACACCGAGTCGCGCCTGCTCCGCCAGCTGCTCGACCGTCTTTTCGCCCTGCGACAGCAGGTCGAGCATCTCCAGGCGGGCCGGGCTGGCGAGCGCCTTCCCGATGCGGGCGAACTGCTGGTAGATCTGGTCTTTGTCGTATCCCATGGCGGTCTACTGCTATTCTATAGATTATTAGAATAAGGTAGAGGTGCGGGTGCGTGTGGTCAAGAGTTGGGTGTGGGAGCGACGTTGCGGCTGGGCAAAGACGCGCGACGGAGGGCGGGGCGGCCGGACGCGGGGTGACGCGGGCGCGGCAATGGGGGCGAGCGGCAATGCGGGGGCGCCAACGAGGGGCGGGCGTCAACGGCGGGCGGGCGCCA
The genomic region above belongs to Longimicrobiales bacterium and contains:
- a CDS encoding metalloregulator ArsR/SmtB family transcription factor, which translates into the protein MGYDKDQIYQQFARIGKALASPARLEMLDLLSQGEKTVEQLAEQARLGVKNASAHLRVLREARLVDSRKESPHVVYRLADEAVLRVVRELESLARLRLAEVEQISRLYFDAPTQLEPIDATELLRRVEAGDVTVLDVRPPDEYRAGHIPGALSMPVEQLERRLSEIPADRPVIAYCRGPFCVFAGDAVERLREHGYAAERMADGLPDWRLAGHPVATGDE
- a CDS encoding MBL fold metallo-hydrolase is translated as MILRQYLDIDPVVSASYLLGCGGKGLGAVVDPTEDIDRYLRDAQELGLALRYVIDTHVHADHISGGRRLAEAAGAEYVLFADAGAHGEFRGVADGDVLELGNVTARVLHTPGHTPEHISLVVSDAKRGPEPWFVVTGHTLMVGDMGRTELASSAEEGARALFRSAARLRELPDYLEVLPGAFSGSVCGRGLSGKATSTIGFERRFNRAFSILDEEEFVELMLREIPPRPPRAAEIRAENLGVPELAGI
- a CDS encoding MFS transporter, translating into MTARSSGAPDGVAPALELGLRANWRQFWLLVLVNAFVGAMVGLERTVLPLLAEAEFGIASSTAALSFIATFGVVKALTNYFAGRLSDRFGRRHVLLAGWLFALPVPLMVMWAPTWSWIIVANVLLGINQGLAWSTTVIMKVDLVGPRQRGLAMGLNEFAGYLAVALAALATGYIAQSYGLRPEPFYLGIAFAAAGLAISFVFVRDTHDHVAHESQNHVPHPTAADHGADMSTRELFARASWKDPALSSASHAGMVNNLNDGLAWGLFPLYFAAAGMDVRQIGILSFTYPAVWGVFQLWTGALSDRVGRKHLIAGGMLLQGAALLSIAVVRGFWPWVGAAALLGAGTAMVYPTLLAAIGDVAHPVWRGSAIGVYRLWRDSGYAVGALLAGALADVFGMSWAIGVVAFITIMSGVSVLWRMPETLLRPRSQPHT